ATGTTATCTAGGCATACTTGAGCTTAAGTGCATCTTGTTCTTCATATGCCTTGATTGTGTTGTTGATAAGTTCATCCAACTtgattgctttttttttttgctggaGAGATTGGATTGACCTAAAAAACCCAAAATCCAAGACATTCAAATCTGGTGAATTGGGTGTTTGATAAGCCAATTCAATCTGTCATCCATCTGATGTTGCTGCCTTTTTGAAATCAGGATCATCATTGCTAAAATGTGGACGAGCATTATCTTGTTGAATAATTATGTGTTTACTAACATTAGAAGGCCATTTAGCTTTTATTGCTGGCAACACACGATTTATAATCATATCTTTTGTTACTTGCTTGTTTATAGACTCAATACATTTGGTTTCCATTATTCCTGCTACTCTGTTTTTTGAGTTTCTTTGTGCTGGTACGTCCATAACAAATGACCATATTCCTATCTTTCCATCAAAAATAAGTTCACCATTTGACTCATACAATGGTCTAGCTACAGCACACATGAACATGACCTTTTCTATGAAACTCTTAGACTGTACACATCTATGAGGATCTGTTTCACCTTTACCTAAGTAAAACCTTGTAGTAGGTTTAGTTTTAGAAAACCATTTCTCATCCATGTGAATAATATTGCTTTGATCTTTGAAAACCACTCT
The Silene latifolia isolate original U9 population chromosome 11, ASM4854445v1, whole genome shotgun sequence genome window above contains:
- the LOC141613831 gene encoding uncharacterized protein LOC141613831 codes for the protein MNVSSKKKGSKKVGREFLDEEKLTSIALLERTTQHSLATNLGVSQSTVSRWMMSKQIRSHRNALKPGLTDKNKLARLIFSLEHLVYHEYIKRVVFKDQSNIIHMDEKWFSKTKPTTRFYLGKGETDPHRCVQSKSFIEKVMFMCAVARPLYESNGELIFDGKIGIWSFVMDVPAQRNSKNRVAGIMETKCIESINKQVTKDMIINRVLPAIKAKWPSNVSKHIIIQQDNARPHFSNDDPDFKKAATSDG